The Hermetia illucens chromosome 2, iHerIll2.2.curated.20191125, whole genome shotgun sequence genomic interval ATTGCGGTGAGCGATAAATTTTCTTGCTGCGCCCAAACAcagtcagctcttcctcctttcttGATATTTCGtccatttatttttgttttattatgttTACTCTTCATGGGAATTTAAACCGCACATCGTATGTAAGGGAGCGTGTTGCAATAGTCAGCAACGGGTGTACTCTCGAGGACAAAGCTTCTATTCCAGTTTCCTGACACCTAACctatgcttagctgatcccggaattcatgaACGGAGcagcgcaatgtcgtccatcctgtcgctctctatggttctgagtgttggccaactatagaagacaatgagcgacgtcttgcggtaatgcagacgaagatgttacgttggactagtggcatcacacgttttgatcacatccgaaatgaggatatccgcgatcgttatggggttgcaccaaccgtggaaaagttgcgagagaggcgtcttcgattgtatggtcacgcaattcgtgccaacgataattcacttgccaagattagtgtgaacatcgaagttgatagtaaacgaccaaaaggcaggccgaaacaacggtggcttgatacgctggatggggatttaaaagcttcaacattgcacccagatcaggcattcgatagagccaaatggcgaaaccgatcacgactagtcgaccccgcttgtgaatgggaaataggctgaagaaaaagaagaagatgaacggAGCAGCGATCGGTCATGGCAACttggtctactaacaccgggtcaatgcacactacctgaTAAGCGTTCCGTAGGGGCTGACTCccgatacacgtcacaactatcaTGTTCGAAGAGTTAGGCACGTATCATCCCATCGACGACAAGTTGTTCCAACGTGTGCCGCAGTTCGCTCATTACCGATAGGCTTTCagaaggctactacctagaacgcaggtatactgccagtgGAACAAAATGTCTTACTGGGGCAacttgggaattacactagactaGAAACTACTCCGGTCAATGATTGCCTATGGGGTGGTAGTTTGGGCAGATAGAAGGCAACTTAACACAACTGTCAGATTGACTCCTCTTCATCTAGACATACAGATGGAAGCACCCAAAAAAGCCATCAGAATCTCTTGGGGTATCACTGAGTCGGTGAGCTAGCTGCCTAAATGGAAGGAGGGTTGACATTCCTTCAAGCGGTGTTGATACCAAAGGATAGCATTACAACGAAGTTtgatttcgataagaaatttgaaatgcgATGGAGCAGCAAGGTGGCCTGGGAGAGGGTGATGGTACCCTACGACTCTAACCAACTACTGATTATCGGGCCCCTCCCAGCATAGGGTTCCGGGCCATATTGGTTTAGAAGGCAGTGAGGCAACGGACGAGCTAGTTAGTAAAGGTTTCGGAACGGCGCTGAATGGACAAGAACCCTTTCGTAGAATCGGAAAGGTGTTCATGGCTGTGACGCTAAGGAATGATGTGGGACGGTTGGGGAAATATACTGGAGGAATTTACCCGGAATGGAACAGTACAGAGGTTCATGGAGGGATACAAATCCCCCATAAGCCTAAGGATTATGAtgggaattttcactggtcattgcaggataaattatcacctgggCAACTAAGGATATCTCCGGACATTttctgcagattctgtgagaACAGTGGGGAAACCTTCatactatatatacatattttgggACGATGTCCAACACTTGCTCCGAGGAAGTCATGGAATCTGGGAGAATCACTTTGAGGTAGAACCATTAAAGAGGCGCAGTAGGTATCTCAGAGGACGGTGCTATTTCCCTTCCTACTATTGTCAAAGAGGAAGGATTTTAGGCAAAGTATTCTGGACGCACCATATGTATACATATCTGTCATAATTGACATATGTGCATATGGAAATATGTTATTGTTGATAATGAGCACTTAGCATTTTGGTAGAGTCAACCAGATTCGTGAGTTTCGACGGTCAGTCGTTaaaattcatgttttttttcttgaaaaatgtgTTCTATGCTTTGTAAATGATTCTTttcgaaattttaaatatttgacaTTGTATGATCGCGTTCGGGGATGTCTCAACCATGCTCTGGACTGTCAAGTTTTCGCTAGGACTTGCCATTGTTATATTTGCAATTGAGTCTATCTCGAGCCTGTCTGCGGAGCTGAATGGGTAAATCCATTAGAACTATATCAACTGCATCtttatatgtattatatattcaGATACAAATTATATGATATTCATCCAAAAACAATGGAACAAATTGATTATCTTCGCAATATCACCTCAGGGAGATCCTATGATGTCCTATTTGCACCCAAGACTTCAAATGAAACTTTCAAAATTGTCATTGGACCGGACCAACAAGAGCGATTTCAGCAGGAGCTGCAAAGGAAATCGATCGATTTCAAAATCTCTATATCTAATTTGACGGAATATTTTCAGAGATTTTTCGCAGAAATTGGAGATGAGAAACACCAGTTTGGCGAAGTTAGTTTCGATAGATATTTAAGATATGACGAAATAAATGCCTACTTACATCGCGTAGTGGAGAAATTCCCATATTTGGCAAGGATCGAAACAATGGGAAAATCATATGAAGGACGAAACATCAATGCGGTCCATGTTTCATATAGCATATCTgcactaagtgttatcgtaaTAATTGGGGGAGTTCATGCTCGCGAGTGGGCTTCCCCTGCTTGCGCATTATATATTATACATCATTTGATTGAGGAATCCAGCGAAGTGGATGGGTTTTTGATGCGATTTGATTGGATTATTCTGCCTCTGACGAATCCCGATGGGTATGAATATGCCCACACCAAGCAACCGATGTGGAGAATGTCACGATCCCGACAAAATGGTGGGTGTTATGGAGTTGACCTTAACAGAAATTTCAACTTCAAATGGGGCAGAAGCGGTTCTAGTCATCACCCTTGTGAGAATACATATAGGGGAGAGACACCCTTTTCtgaaaatgaaagcaaaataaTTGGAACTCTATTAATGTCGCTAAAGGAAAATTGTTCATTTTTTGTGGATATTCATTCGTTTGGATCGTTTATTCTGTTTCCGTGGGCTTATACAAAGTAAGTTGGCTTTTTAAGGAATTTTTGGAATTATTTTCTAAGCTTAGATAGAAGGCATATATTCTTCGCTTTTTTTGGTGTAGgggaggtgaatgcgtttacgtacagagtgttggactctcacATTAGTACGCtatcggactatcaactaaacacctccctgtcatcagagaactagcctggaaccgtttgatacattacttcgggttagccctcCTGCTCTCCCGTCTATGGGAGGCAATCCCTTTAACCAACGCGGGGGGAGGCGATGTAGTGAGTTGTTAGTTGAGGGATCCCCTTACCATCAGGTCCCTCCGCAGGTCCAGTTCAATctccttcgcaataagaagagcctgaaCATAACGTGCAACACGATTCTAGCTGTCAGCGCTCTTGAGAATCTCTCTGGCAATGTTTtatggagagagctcccctgtttctgcataaagttgctgacgaaagccgcccACCCCTCGTAATCTCACCgcgcgttcggttcagccacgggtctaaattgtccatGAGTCGTGAAGTCCATCTACCTCTTggctcccatgaggagatgtCTCTTAGTAGATAGAGGGCTCCCAACATTCgctattagccgactcaagatgATTACTTCAGTTTTCTCAAGGGCAAGGCTggaaccgtgagcagtcattcatccgcttatccgtcgcatcaatatgcgctGCTATCCACGTGCCGGAACATCGTcggcataaccgaccaggcgcgactcttcgggcatatcgggtctcagcagactatcgtaggaagcgttccagaggttccgccctaagatggatccctgcgctactcccgatgtgatttccatcctcctctggccctctagcgtctcatacagcagggagcggtcttttagataatccctcaatatccgcaagagatagcttggcacgtggaaagagttttctaatgtgcctagcatcccacgggtcctcattcacctcgttaacaaggttctaCTAGCCGCGAGATTTGCTTTTATTCaaagcgctgcggagtctcctttttgctgatctatactgtactTTTatagcacatgcctcctcgttggcgtgcaaatgtTGTACCAAACGACggaacttatgacactcccaatttctgccgtccaccagtacacgcAAAAGTAATAtccggaatgcttccttcacagcctagcCGCCGAAACGTTGccgtggattcggtgtttaaaactacgaccccggttctcgccgccatacccagaatccgtttccctctggagtctaacTGAGGCATTAAAAATCGCCCACTACCAGGAATCCTGGATTGTCCCCTCCGTACGCGAatcggcgtcctccagagcatcaagccggcgccgaaagtccgggaTCGTTTCGTTCGGTGTCAGGTAaccgctaaaaaacgttatccctaaacaccagatccagacaaacccatttcttcagccttcggcaagaacatgaAGTCAAACGTCGTCCCGGACCCAGATGGCATCGGTGTCcggtaagtcgagatgccaggaagccgggtccctgtttcggtattgctcgttaattagcactagatcagtatTTACCTAGTCCTTTCCAATtacgccctgaagattggacaccgtcccgagcctaCAGTGTgcgcgacgctctcaccagacgcaacacgatccctgcagagaacgcaactttcgctttcattgtaggttttcgcttgatgacctacttgaCCGTATCTCCGACATGCTGtcttcctgtccggtcccttgtaAGTTGCTGaagtgtgtccatagtccagacacctctAACAATTGGTGGgcactatccgcattcgtaccctgcatactacccatctaaTTGTGATTTTCCCGTTGCTAAGGAGCTtatattgctcggagacttccaccatggcgagtttttggcctcgagtatttacagaggtgatacctatccgggcattggttacctctggaggTAGTGAAGATCCCAGATTGCTAGAGAGcgcatgggctctaggctggaaacaaaagccttctcccccaataatcccttgaccgcttcgcagaatgtactcttgttagtcgtcttcggacccagttcgacgaggactccaccactcattgttttccgtatggaagacatctctgctccgttgt includes:
- the LOC119649043 gene encoding carboxypeptidase B-like; this encodes MYYIFRYKLYDIHPKTMEQIDYLRNITSGRSYDVLFAPKTSNETFKIVIGPDQQERFQQELQRKSIDFKISISNLTEYFQRFFAEIGDEKHQFGEVSFDRYLRYDEINAYLHRVVEKFPYLARIETMGKSYEGRNINAVHVSYSISALSVIVIIGGVHAREWASPACALYIIHHLIEESSEVDGFLMRFDWIILPLTNPDGYEYAHTKQPMWRMSRSRQNGGCYGVDLNRNFNFKWGRSGSSHHPCENTYRGETPFSENESKIIGTLLMSLKENCSFFVDIHSFGSFILFPWAYTNKHISRYKLLKQIGVTGASAIFHATGAQFEAGIPPDVLYAASGGSIDYAMGKAKIPCAITIELRGAGPTGFHPPPGEIEDIIHEGWIGIKAMIAKNHLVLNGVINLGRVFGSVLQRKLFFVWIVRSLILQVLD